ACGATCAGTTTCCCCGGGTTACATATATCAGACATCCAGTTTGAACCTCGTCTGGCTGTAAAATATGATTTTTCCTACCGTTTCTCTTATGAGAATAGCACCTGCCTTTAGGCAGGTGGTTTAGTTTATTGCTTATTGTTTACTCAAAGAATAGAATTTGATTCCATACAAGGGAAATCAAAACAAAAAAGAATTTAGATTGTAAGTACAAAGGGAAGTGATGAAACAAAGAAATAATGGAAAAATACACCTTAAAAAACATTGATTGCGCCTCTTGTGCTGCCAAAATTGAAAGCAACGTCAAAAAGATGGACGAAGTGAAATTTGTTGCTGTGAATTTCGTCAATTCTACAATGACTATTGATACGGAGAATATTGAGAAAGTCAGGAACACGATTAAGCAGGTGGAACCGGAAGTGGAAATTGAAACGGCCCGAAACCATAAAAAGCCTCATTTGGTAAATGAACTGAAAGAGAACCGGACAGCATTTATTAAAGCCATTACCGGCCTGGTTCTTCTGATTTTCGGGATGATTTACAATGAAGCCTTACGCAATTCCCCCTTCGGGATAGCGGAATATTTGGTTTTGGGAACTGCATACCTGATTGTTGGCTGGAATGTGATTGCTTCAGCCGTAAAAAGTATCATGCGGGGCCGGGTATTTAATGAACAGTTTTTAATGACCATTGCTACGCTTGGAGCTGTTGCCATTGGTGAAATGCATGAGGCCATTGCGGTTATGTTATTTTATGTGGTCGGAGAGTTGCTTCAGGATATCGCAGTAGGACGTTCGCGCAGGTCCATAAAGTCATTGCTGGAAGTCAAACCCGAATATGCCAATCTGAAAACTGCTACAGAAACAAAGAAAGTTGCTCCGGAAGAGGTTCATATCGGTGATACCATTATTGTGAAACCCGGGGAAAAAGTTCCGCTCGATGGAACCGTTACAGGGGGAGAATCTTTTATGGACACTGCTGCATTAACCGGTGAAAGTGTTCCCCGTAGGGCCTCTGAAGGGGAAGAAGTGCTGGCCGGCATGATCAATCTGTCCGGTTTGCTTACCGTTAAGGTTCAGAAGCTATTCAGTGAATCTTCCATTTCCAGAATGCTTGAATTGGTGGAGAATGCAACAGCCAGGAAAGCTGAAACCGAAAAGTTTATTACCACCTTTGCCCGGTATTATACCCCCATAGTGGTTACTATTTCTGCCTTGATTGCGGTACTGCCTCCCTTGATCATAGCCGGAGCTACATTTAATGAATGGATTTACAGAGCTCTGGTAGTTCTGGTTATATCATGTCCCTGTGCCCTGGTCATCGGCATTCCTTTAGCTTATTTTGGAGGTGTTGGCCTTGCATCGCGGAAAGGGATCCTGGTAAAAGGTTCCAATTTTTTAGATGTTTTAACCAAATTGGATACTGTTATATTTGATAAAACAGGAACCCTTACGAAGGGTGAGTTTAAGGTTTCATCCATTGCCACCATGAATGGATATACGAAAGATGAGGTGCTTGAGTATGCTGCTTTGGCAGAATCCGGGTCAAATCATCCAATAGCAAAATCGATCACCGAAGCTTACGGAGGTGTGACCGATTCATCTCTAATTGCTTCCTATAAAGAAATTTCCGGTCATGGCATCCAAGCCACTATCAAGGGGAAGGAAATGATCATCGGCAATAACAAATTGTTGCGTCAGAATAAAATATCTTATCCGGATTTTCAGGTTGAGGGCACTCTGGTTCATGTGGTCATTGACAGGCAATATGCAGGATATATTATTATTTCGGATAGGGTTAAAGAACAGGCTTATGAAACCATCACCCAACTGAAACAAAAAGGCATCAAAACAGTTATGCTGACTGGAGACCATCAGGCTGCCGCTCATTCCGTTGCAACAAAACTTGGTATTGACAACTATTATGCGGAATTGCTGCCTGAGGATAAAATCAAACATGTGGAAGGCATGCTTGGAGATAAAAAATATGTGGCCTTTGTAGGTGACGGAATAAACGATGCACCGGTAATTGCCCGTGCTGATGTGGGAATAGCCATGGGTGCTCTTGGTGCTGATGCGGCCATCGAAACTGCCGATGTAGTGCTGATGACCGACTCCCCTTCAAAAGTAATCGAGGCCATTGATGTGGCTAAAAAAACAAGGAATGTGGTTTGGCAAAATATTTTTATTGCCCTGGGCATTAAGCTTGTTTTTATTTCACTGGGTATAGCGGG
The window above is part of the Bacteroidales bacterium genome. Proteins encoded here:
- the cadA gene encoding cadmium-translocating P-type ATPase; protein product: MEKYTLKNIDCASCAAKIESNVKKMDEVKFVAVNFVNSTMTIDTENIEKVRNTIKQVEPEVEIETARNHKKPHLVNELKENRTAFIKAITGLVLLIFGMIYNEALRNSPFGIAEYLVLGTAYLIVGWNVIASAVKSIMRGRVFNEQFLMTIATLGAVAIGEMHEAIAVMLFYVVGELLQDIAVGRSRRSIKSLLEVKPEYANLKTATETKKVAPEEVHIGDTIIVKPGEKVPLDGTVTGGESFMDTAALTGESVPRRASEGEEVLAGMINLSGLLTVKVQKLFSESSISRMLELVENATARKAETEKFITTFARYYTPIVVTISALIAVLPPLIIAGATFNEWIYRALVVLVISCPCALVIGIPLAYFGGVGLASRKGILVKGSNFLDVLTKLDTVIFDKTGTLTKGEFKVSSIATMNGYTKDEVLEYAALAESGSNHPIAKSITEAYGGVTDSSLIASYKEISGHGIQATIKGKEMIIGNNKLLRQNKISYPDFQVEGTLVHVVIDRQYAGYIIISDRVKEQAYETITQLKQKGIKTVMLTGDHQAAAHSVATKLGIDNYYAELLPEDKIKHVEGMLGDKKYVAFVGDGINDAPVIARADVGIAMGALGADAAIETADVVLMTDSPSKVIEAIDVAKKTRNVVWQNIFIALGIKLVFISLGIAGTANMWQAVFGDMGVSMIAVLNAIRILKDKGST